A region of Streptomyces deccanensis DNA encodes the following proteins:
- a CDS encoding AMIN-like domain-containing (lipo)protein produces the protein MRRIGSLVLALALAGTTIGTAAATASAAPGGAARAAAACPTGWGSGVKGSPDSGAVPLSNIRTGRHDCFDRIVFDVPGGGDRLGYWVQYVDRLHQVGSGDPIPVKGGAILEIRIAAPSYDPETGGVAYPGVVGRPLPGVNLTGYRTFRDTRFAGSFEGETQIGVGIRARLPFRVLQLSDRLVVDVAHSWT, from the coding sequence ATGCGACGAATCGGATCCTTGGTTCTGGCGCTCGCGCTCGCGGGGACCACGATCGGGACGGCTGCGGCCACCGCGAGTGCCGCGCCCGGCGGTGCCGCGCGGGCCGCGGCGGCCTGCCCGACCGGCTGGGGCAGTGGCGTCAAGGGCAGCCCCGACAGCGGCGCCGTGCCGCTGTCGAACATCAGGACCGGCCGGCACGACTGCTTCGACCGCATCGTGTTCGACGTCCCCGGCGGCGGCGACCGCCTCGGCTACTGGGTCCAGTACGTCGACCGGCTCCACCAGGTCGGCTCCGGCGACCCCATCCCGGTGAAGGGCGGGGCCATCCTGGAGATCCGGATCGCCGCGCCCAGCTACGACCCCGAGACGGGCGGGGTCGCCTACCCGGGCGTGGTGGGCCGCCCCCTGCCCGGTGTGAACCTCACCGGCTACCGCACCTTCCGTGACACCCGCTTCGCCGGCAGCTTCGAGGGCGAGACCCAGATCGGCGTCGGCATCCGCGCCCGACTGCCGTTCCGCGTGCTCCAGCTCTCGGACCGCCTCGTGGTGGACGTGGCCCACAGCTGGACGTGA
- a CDS encoding SpoIIE family protein phosphatase gives MNARLALLSTVDPGVAESEVFRLALQHAVGELGALGAMMHLRGPMSALRLVSVTGLPPALTRPWEIIDQEGPLPPARALHQGSGTWSPLGSMALAWPGTGLAALPVSGRERTVGALTVLTGDRGEPTGLQWDFLRAVVDWTEDRMAQASPPTGPARAETDAERLRQALKEVSVGSWDWDIQSGDLIWDEAALHLYGTRPAEFTGKIENWMRIVHPDDLPSTLAAAERAIRDHTVYEAEYRVRRLDGTWGWTRARGRATYDEDGAPDRFIGVGWESDEARSARDAVGRALRHMSDGFLAVDDDWRITFANLVAERTLGLSEEELCGRHLWDLPSVRETPCLESRCRAAAAEERPAGFDVHVPGRDRVYHLRLVPGPDGRTIYFTDVTELRRHEEERRETERAASERAHRIAALTAALAKATTSQDVVDAVASRVLPPFAASGLLVQAVENGRLHCVGAVGYAPDFIDLVNHRTRRPYGPAWDAINTGTPIFISSPQEYAAYVPQHADLLARAGKQAWAFLPLTASDHTFGVCVVSFDRPRRLTDEERTLLTAISALFAQSLERARLYDLELTRSRELQRALLPQDLPAVAACESAARYLPAGQGMDVGGDWYDVIPLSSGQVALVVGDVMGHGLSEAATMGRLRTAVHTLADLELPPDEIMGHLNDIVGSMGEESYATCLYALYDSTTQVCSLVRAGHPPPAVVLPDGTVRFPEWTADPPLGAAEPPFETVELSVPEGSLLVLYTDGLVESARRGIDDGMADLARLLRTAHDDGTAADLERLCDTLTHGLLPPEHAAADDAAFLVARLHALTDDRMASWSLLDDPRAAGQARRHVREQLAAWGLDELAPTTELLASELVGNVVRHARGPVRLRLLHGSALVCEVFDGSLTMPRIRRAGDTDEGGRGLQLITALSQRWGTRYTATGKCIWTEQSLTGPDPRPTPPSGPPELSLLVPADFDGDLDALPFDDPDGDGSLDQQVRTE, from the coding sequence ATGAACGCACGGCTGGCCCTGCTCAGCACGGTGGATCCGGGTGTCGCGGAGAGCGAGGTCTTCCGGCTGGCGCTCCAGCACGCGGTCGGCGAACTCGGCGCCCTCGGGGCGATGATGCACCTCAGGGGCCCCATGTCGGCCCTGCGTCTGGTGTCGGTCACCGGTCTCCCGCCCGCCCTGACCCGCCCCTGGGAGATCATCGACCAGGAGGGCCCGCTGCCCCCGGCCCGCGCCCTGCACCAGGGCAGCGGGACGTGGTCCCCGCTGGGCTCCATGGCCCTCGCCTGGCCCGGTACCGGGCTCGCCGCGTTACCCGTCTCCGGCCGCGAGCGCACGGTCGGCGCGCTGACCGTCCTCACCGGCGACCGGGGCGAACCCACCGGCCTGCAATGGGACTTCCTGCGGGCCGTCGTCGACTGGACCGAGGACCGCATGGCCCAGGCGTCCCCGCCGACCGGCCCCGCGCGGGCCGAGACGGACGCCGAGCGGCTGCGGCAGGCGCTGAAGGAGGTCAGCGTCGGCTCCTGGGACTGGGACATCCAGAGCGGCGACCTGATCTGGGACGAGGCCGCCCTGCACCTCTACGGCACCCGGCCGGCCGAGTTCACCGGCAAGATCGAGAACTGGATGCGGATCGTCCACCCCGACGACCTCCCGTCCACCCTGGCCGCCGCCGAGCGGGCGATCCGCGACCACACCGTGTACGAGGCGGAGTACCGCGTACGGCGCCTCGACGGCACCTGGGGCTGGACCCGGGCCCGTGGCCGGGCCACCTACGACGAGGACGGCGCGCCCGACCGGTTCATCGGCGTCGGCTGGGAGAGCGACGAGGCGCGCTCCGCCCGGGACGCGGTCGGCCGGGCCCTGCGGCACATGAGCGACGGCTTCCTCGCCGTCGACGACGACTGGCGGATCACGTTCGCCAACCTGGTGGCGGAACGCACCCTCGGCCTCTCCGAGGAGGAGCTGTGCGGACGGCACCTGTGGGACCTGCCGTCCGTGCGCGAGACGCCCTGTCTGGAGAGCCGCTGCCGGGCGGCGGCGGCCGAGGAACGACCCGCCGGGTTCGACGTCCATGTGCCGGGCCGCGACCGCGTCTACCACCTGCGGCTGGTCCCCGGACCCGACGGCCGCACCATCTACTTCACCGACGTCACCGAGCTACGCCGGCACGAGGAGGAGCGCCGCGAGACGGAGCGCGCCGCCTCCGAACGGGCCCACCGCATCGCCGCGTTGACCGCCGCACTCGCCAAGGCGACCACCTCGCAGGACGTCGTCGACGCGGTCGCCTCGCGGGTGCTGCCGCCGTTCGCCGCCAGCGGCCTCCTCGTCCAGGCCGTGGAGAACGGCCGGCTGCACTGCGTCGGCGCCGTCGGCTACGCGCCCGACTTCATCGACCTCGTCAACCACCGCACCAGGAGGCCGTACGGCCCGGCCTGGGACGCCATCAACACCGGCACCCCGATCTTCATCTCCTCACCGCAGGAGTACGCCGCCTACGTGCCCCAGCACGCCGACCTGCTCGCCCGCGCGGGCAAACAGGCCTGGGCGTTCCTGCCGTTGACCGCGTCCGACCACACCTTCGGCGTGTGCGTCGTCTCCTTCGACCGGCCGCGCCGCCTCACCGACGAGGAGCGCACCCTCCTCACCGCCATCAGCGCCCTCTTCGCGCAGTCCCTGGAACGCGCCCGCCTCTACGACCTCGAACTCACCCGGTCCCGCGAACTCCAGCGCGCGCTGCTCCCGCAGGACCTGCCGGCCGTCGCCGCCTGCGAGTCGGCCGCCCGCTATCTGCCGGCCGGGCAGGGCATGGACGTCGGGGGCGACTGGTACGACGTCATCCCGCTCTCCAGCGGACAGGTCGCCCTCGTCGTCGGCGACGTCATGGGCCACGGCCTGTCCGAGGCCGCCACCATGGGCCGCCTCCGCACGGCCGTGCACACCCTCGCCGACCTCGAACTGCCCCCCGACGAGATCATGGGCCACCTCAACGACATCGTCGGCTCCATGGGCGAGGAGTCCTACGCCACCTGCCTGTACGCCCTCTACGACTCCACCACCCAGGTCTGTTCCCTCGTCCGGGCCGGGCATCCGCCACCGGCCGTGGTCCTCCCCGACGGCACCGTGCGCTTTCCCGAGTGGACCGCCGACCCACCCCTCGGCGCGGCCGAACCACCCTTCGAAACGGTCGAGTTGAGCGTCCCCGAGGGCAGTCTGCTGGTGCTCTACACCGACGGGCTGGTCGAATCGGCGAGACGCGGCATCGACGACGGCATGGCCGACCTGGCACGGCTGCTGCGCACCGCCCACGACGACGGCACCGCCGCCGATCTGGAGCGCCTCTGCGACACCCTCACCCACGGCCTGCTGCCGCCCGAGCACGCGGCGGCCGACGACGCGGCCTTCCTCGTCGCCCGGCTGCACGCGCTCACCGACGACCGGATGGCCTCCTGGTCCCTCCTCGACGACCCGAGGGCCGCGGGGCAGGCCCGACGCCACGTCCGCGAACAGCTCGCGGCCTGGGGCCTGGACGAGCTGGCGCCCACCACCGAACTCCTCGCCAGCGAACTCGTCGGCAACGTCGTACGGCACGCCAGGGGCCCCGTCCGGCTGCGGCTCCTGCACGGCTCCGCGCTGGTCTGCGAGGTCTTCGACGGCAGCCTCACCATGCCCCGCATCCGCAGGGCCGGCGACACCGACGAGGGCGGCCGGGGGCTGCAGCTGATCACCGCGCTCTCCCAGCGGTGGGGCACCCGCTACACGGCCACCGGCAAGTGCATCTGGACCGAGCAGTCCCTCACCGGCCCCGACCCCCGGCCCACGCCGCCGTCCGGGCCGCCGGAGCTCTCGCTCCTGGTCCCCGCCGACTTCGACGGCGACCTGGACGCGCTGCCCTTCGACGACCCGGACGGCGACGGTTCCCTCGATCAGCAGGTGCGGACGGAGTAG
- a CDS encoding ArsR/SmtB family transcription factor, translated as MGLRIHFTYDDLARVVLAEEPDPLWEGLLSLHLLQNRDGALVFGRWRRASRGHFDPELPRLRHLAPPRGYSADFLTPAGAAGGFEAGLDAMLATPRARLRTDLTELSLARPLPGWAGPLADGDTQALRGLAGLVRRHHERFVAPYWTHVRARFDDARSVAARALLRSGFSGLAAGLHPSLRWSAPVLHVAGAHLQGNLHLDGRGLRIIPSFFCWPGPIVLKDGSLPPVLVHPVTHDPRWLAPPPDAPGTHQALAALLGRARAAVLEEVADGRTTSEVAARVGLSPATVSHHVAVLRESGLLTSRRIGGAVLHTVTALGVDLLEGGTTCGIRPRARALARAER; from the coding sequence GTGGGGCTGCGGATCCACTTCACGTACGACGACCTGGCCAGGGTGGTCCTGGCCGAGGAACCCGACCCGCTGTGGGAGGGGCTGCTCAGCCTGCACCTGCTGCAGAACCGGGACGGCGCCCTCGTCTTCGGCCGCTGGCGCCGGGCGTCGCGCGGCCACTTCGACCCGGAGCTGCCGAGGCTGCGCCATCTCGCCCCGCCACGCGGCTACTCGGCGGACTTCCTCACCCCGGCCGGGGCGGCCGGCGGCTTCGAGGCGGGCCTCGACGCGATGCTCGCCACGCCCCGCGCCCGGCTGCGGACCGACCTGACGGAGCTGTCGCTCGCCCGCCCGCTGCCGGGCTGGGCGGGACCGCTCGCCGACGGCGACACCCAGGCCCTGCGGGGGCTCGCCGGTCTGGTCCGCCGCCATCACGAGCGGTTCGTCGCCCCCTACTGGACCCATGTCCGGGCCCGCTTCGACGACGCCAGGTCAGTCGCGGCCAGGGCCCTGCTGCGGTCCGGCTTCTCCGGTCTCGCGGCGGGGCTGCACCCCAGTCTGCGCTGGTCGGCGCCGGTGCTGCACGTCGCCGGAGCGCACCTCCAGGGCAATCTGCACCTCGACGGGCGCGGGCTGCGGATCATCCCCTCCTTCTTCTGCTGGCCCGGCCCGATCGTGCTGAAGGACGGCTCGCTGCCACCGGTGCTCGTGCACCCGGTGACCCACGACCCACGCTGGCTGGCACCGCCGCCCGACGCGCCCGGCACGCACCAGGCCCTCGCCGCGCTGCTCGGCCGGGCGCGGGCGGCCGTGCTGGAGGAGGTGGCCGACGGCCGCACCACGAGCGAGGTGGCGGCCCGGGTGGGGCTCAGCCCGGCGACCGTCAGCCACCATGTGGCCGTGCTGCGGGAGTCGGGGCTGCTGACCAGCCGGCGGATCGGCGGTGCCGTGCTGCACACCGTCACCGCCCTGGGCGTCGACCTCCTCGAGGGCGGCACGACCTGCGGCATCCGACCACGCGCGAGGGCCCTGGCACGGGCCGAACGGTGA
- a CDS encoding alpha/beta hydrolase produces the protein MPTHHHTPRRSSRLRLVGAAVTALVLAATGTATQAMAAQSTAQKPMSGKTPPPPVPTLTWTDCQGGFECANADVPLDYREPQGKKITLAVVRKKAADPAKRKGTLFMQPGGPGNSGVDFVRNNHAGLPAALRDSFDVFGYDVRGVGRSSALTCFDDARYTKAVTDAKGVPGPDAFGPALREAAEFNQACLDNSGGLLPYVGTEYVARDIDLLRQALGEEQLTYYGRSFGSYIGTVYAAMFPKRVRALTLDGAYDPYKYAYRPYAYDRAQYQALDGSMSRFLDWCASDPAICGFGDGDPRAAFEQLKKDLDANPVTTASGGKANGYTLVYRLMFNINEGKVIWPSLGAALKKAQARDNTSFLLRPPSPASFDFLGPNVVVECVDKEYPKSLRKLERNVTANAKDAPLLGPAMAFGPPTYDHQHATACVQWPAEKVSRYDGSFRARGSQPILVLGTTGDPDTPYQDAVALSRQLDNASLLTFDAEGHTAFGRSRCATDAVVNYLVDLTVPASGTTCADETQPPSSTPKTAPPGTTLGELRNGVNERVERMDAAS, from the coding sequence ATGCCTACGCACCACCACACACCGAGACGTTCCTCGCGTCTCAGACTCGTCGGCGCCGCCGTCACCGCGCTCGTGCTCGCGGCGACGGGGACCGCGACCCAGGCGATGGCCGCGCAGAGCACGGCGCAGAAGCCGATGTCGGGGAAGACCCCGCCGCCGCCCGTGCCCACGCTCACCTGGACCGACTGCCAGGGCGGCTTCGAGTGCGCCAACGCGGACGTCCCGCTGGACTACCGGGAGCCGCAGGGCAAGAAGATCACGCTCGCGGTCGTCCGCAAGAAGGCCGCCGACCCGGCGAAGCGCAAGGGCACACTCTTCATGCAGCCCGGCGGACCCGGCAACTCCGGTGTGGACTTCGTCCGCAACAACCACGCCGGCCTCCCGGCCGCCCTGCGCGACTCCTTCGACGTCTTCGGCTACGACGTCCGTGGCGTCGGCCGCAGTTCGGCGCTCACCTGCTTCGACGACGCCCGCTACACCAAGGCCGTCACCGACGCCAAGGGCGTCCCCGGACCGGACGCCTTCGGCCCGGCGCTGCGCGAGGCCGCCGAGTTCAACCAGGCCTGCCTCGACAACTCGGGCGGCCTGCTGCCGTACGTCGGCACGGAGTACGTCGCCCGCGACATCGACCTGCTGCGTCAGGCCCTCGGCGAGGAGCAACTGACGTACTACGGCCGGTCGTTCGGCTCGTACATCGGCACCGTCTACGCGGCGATGTTCCCGAAGCGGGTGCGGGCGCTGACGCTCGACGGGGCGTACGACCCGTACAAGTACGCCTACCGCCCCTACGCGTACGACCGGGCCCAGTACCAGGCGCTGGACGGTTCGATGAGCCGCTTCCTCGACTGGTGCGCCTCCGACCCGGCGATCTGCGGCTTCGGCGACGGCGACCCGCGCGCGGCGTTCGAGCAGCTGAAGAAGGACCTCGACGCCAACCCCGTCACCACGGCGAGCGGCGGCAAGGCCAACGGCTACACCCTGGTCTACCGGCTGATGTTCAACATCAACGAGGGCAAGGTCATCTGGCCCTCCCTCGGCGCTGCGCTGAAGAAGGCGCAGGCGCGGGACAACACCTCCTTCCTGCTGCGGCCACCGTCCCCGGCGAGCTTCGACTTCCTCGGTCCGAACGTGGTCGTGGAGTGCGTCGACAAGGAGTACCCGAAGAGCCTGCGCAAGCTGGAGCGGAACGTCACGGCCAACGCGAAGGACGCGCCGCTGCTGGGCCCGGCCATGGCGTTCGGCCCGCCGACCTACGACCACCAGCACGCCACCGCGTGTGTCCAGTGGCCCGCCGAGAAGGTCAGCCGCTACGACGGCTCCTTCCGGGCCAGGGGCTCGCAGCCGATCCTGGTCCTCGGCACCACCGGTGACCCGGACACCCCGTACCAGGACGCGGTCGCGCTGTCCCGGCAGCTGGACAACGCCTCGCTGCTGACCTTCGACGCCGAGGGCCACACCGCGTTCGGCCGCAGCCGCTGCGCGACGGACGCCGTCGTCAACTACCTCGTCGACCTGACGGTCCCGGCCTCCGGCACCACCTGCGCGGACGAGACCCAGCCGCCGTCCTCGACCCCGAAGACGGCCCCGCCCGGCACGACCCTGGGCGAACTGCGCAACGGCGTCAACGAGCGCGTCGAGCGCATGGACGCCGCGAGCTGA
- a CDS encoding RNA polymerase sigma factor codes for MPIDSEAQFTDVYRAHYADVLRFVRRRAHPMNVDDIVGETFLAAWRRRSELPDDPRPWLFGTARKVMLNDSRGMRRHTALAVRVQQAAETGGRTRAADPAALVDGRMDLAAAWQALTPADQEVLALQVWERLSAKDAAQVLGCTRAAYAMRLTRAKRRLAARLDTATAAAPALATTF; via the coding sequence ATGCCCATCGACTCCGAGGCCCAGTTCACGGACGTGTACCGAGCCCACTACGCGGACGTGCTGAGGTTCGTACGCCGTCGAGCCCACCCCATGAACGTCGACGACATCGTCGGCGAGACGTTCCTCGCGGCGTGGCGCAGGCGAAGTGAACTCCCCGACGACCCCCGGCCCTGGCTGTTCGGCACCGCCCGCAAGGTGATGCTCAACGACAGCCGGGGCATGCGCCGGCACACCGCGCTCGCCGTCCGCGTCCAGCAGGCCGCCGAGACCGGCGGCCGCACCCGGGCCGCCGACCCGGCCGCGCTGGTGGACGGCCGGATGGACCTCGCCGCCGCCTGGCAGGCGCTCACGCCGGCCGACCAGGAGGTCCTGGCCCTCCAGGTGTGGGAGCGGCTCTCCGCCAAGGACGCGGCCCAGGTCCTCGGCTGCACCCGCGCCGCGTACGCCATGCGCCTGACCCGGGCCAAGCGCCGTCTCGCCGCCCGCCTCGACACGGCCACGGCCGCCGCGCCCGCCCTCGCCACGACGTTCTGA
- a CDS encoding carboxymuconolactone decarboxylase family protein: protein MEARLNMFASPVTGKLVKHLVSADKVINETQLPRDLQELVKIRASQINGCGYCLDMHTKEAAHAGETAQRLHMVAGWREAKVFTDAERAALELTEQGTRIADAAGGVPDEVWENAAKHFDEDQLLALVALIALINTFNRLNVMVQQPAGDYQVGMFG from the coding sequence ATGGAAGCGCGTCTGAACATGTTCGCCAGCCCCGTCACCGGCAAGCTCGTCAAGCACCTCGTCAGCGCCGACAAGGTGATCAACGAGACCCAACTGCCGCGTGACCTCCAGGAGTTGGTGAAGATCCGGGCCAGCCAGATCAACGGCTGCGGATACTGCCTCGACATGCACACCAAGGAGGCCGCGCACGCCGGGGAGACCGCCCAGCGGCTGCACATGGTCGCCGGCTGGCGCGAGGCCAAGGTCTTCACCGACGCCGAGCGCGCCGCGCTGGAGCTGACCGAGCAGGGCACCCGGATCGCCGACGCGGCCGGCGGCGTCCCCGACGAGGTCTGGGAGAACGCGGCCAAGCACTTCGACGAGGACCAACTCCTCGCCTTGGTGGCGCTGATCGCCCTCATCAACACTTTCAACCGGCTGAACGTGATGGTGCAGCAGCCGGCGGGCGACTACCAGGTGGGCATGTTCGGCTGA
- a CDS encoding endonuclease/exonuclease/phosphatase family protein: protein MPDRPAGSGARARRVARPLISVGAAGALAFGVLPAAFAAPSASAVIGEVYGGGGNSGATLVRDFVELGNAGSAAYDLAGYSVQYLPGSPSASSQWQVTALSGSIAPGGRYLIAEAAGTGGTTALPTADATGSIAMSATSGTIALVAGTTALTCKTAADCAADANVVDLVGYGSAVVREGSGPAAGASNTASVARAASLADTDDNATDLASGAPSPVNSAGQKPGSGDGDGDGEGGGGGGGSTEPGPVRVHDIQGTTRLSPLTGQTVTRVPGIVTGVRKSGSKGYWIQDPQADGDPRTSEGVFVYTGSADPAVAVGDSVLVSGKVTEYYPSTTSQSVTEITGPTATVLSGGNALPAAVTLDATSVPDAYVPTAGGGSIDALPLQPAVYALDFYEALEGSRVQASDTRVVGATTEYDEVWVTVKQEESPTPRGGTLYSAYDQPNTGRMKVMSLDTATAFPEANVGDELSGTTGGPLDYSSFGGYNLQATQLGMLVEGGLKAEKTRRQKGDELAVATYNVENLDALDGQEKFDRLAEGVAVSLASPDIVALEEIQDDNGATNDRTVTSEATLTRFTDAIRAAGGPRYQWRYVAPENNKDGGEPGGNIRQVFLFNPKRVSFTDRAGAEAATPTTATSVVKTRKGARLTYSPGRIDPTSDAWDSSRKPLVGEFVFHGEQVFVIANHFGSKGGDQPLHGRYQEPTRSSEAKRHQQAAEVNTFVKDLLKADRDAKAVVLGDLNDFEFSETMTALTAGKVLNPLISTLPAAERYTYVYEGNSQTLDHILTSPAVTHFDYDVVHINAEFADQASDHDPQIVRIDVGRCRRD from the coding sequence ATGCCCGACAGACCCGCAGGAAGCGGCGCCCGTGCGCGTCGCGTCGCCCGACCGCTGATATCCGTGGGCGCGGCCGGCGCCCTCGCGTTCGGCGTGCTGCCCGCCGCGTTCGCCGCGCCCTCGGCGAGCGCGGTGATCGGGGAGGTGTACGGCGGCGGAGGGAACTCGGGGGCGACCCTGGTCCGGGACTTCGTCGAGCTGGGGAACGCCGGTTCGGCCGCCTACGACCTGGCGGGCTACAGCGTGCAGTACCTGCCGGGCTCGCCGTCCGCGTCCTCGCAGTGGCAGGTGACCGCGCTGAGCGGGTCGATCGCGCCCGGCGGCCGGTATCTGATAGCCGAGGCGGCGGGCACCGGCGGGACGACCGCCCTGCCCACCGCCGACGCCACCGGGTCGATCGCGATGAGCGCGACGAGCGGGACGATCGCCCTGGTCGCCGGGACCACCGCGCTGACCTGCAAGACCGCCGCCGACTGCGCGGCGGACGCGAACGTCGTCGACCTCGTCGGCTACGGCAGCGCCGTCGTCCGGGAGGGCTCCGGCCCGGCGGCCGGTGCCTCCAACACCGCCTCCGTGGCCCGTGCCGCCTCCCTCGCGGACACCGACGACAACGCCACCGACCTCGCGTCCGGTGCCCCGTCCCCGGTCAACTCGGCGGGCCAGAAGCCGGGTTCGGGCGACGGAGACGGTGACGGTGAGGGAGGCGGGGGCGGCGGTGGGTCCACCGAGCCCGGGCCCGTCCGTGTGCACGACATCCAGGGCACCACCCGGCTGTCGCCGCTCACCGGGCAGACGGTCACCCGTGTTCCCGGCATCGTGACCGGCGTACGCAAGTCCGGCTCGAAGGGGTACTGGATCCAGGACCCGCAGGCCGACGGCGACCCCCGGACGAGCGAGGGTGTCTTCGTCTACACCGGGTCGGCGGACCCGGCCGTGGCGGTCGGGGACTCGGTCCTCGTCAGCGGCAAGGTCACCGAGTACTACCCGAGCACCACCAGCCAGTCCGTCACCGAGATCACCGGGCCCACCGCGACCGTCCTGTCCGGCGGCAACGCGCTGCCGGCGGCCGTGACCCTGGACGCGACGAGCGTGCCGGACGCGTACGTGCCCACGGCCGGTGGCGGCAGCATCGACGCGCTGCCGCTCCAACCGGCCGTCTACGCCCTCGACTTCTACGAGGCGCTGGAGGGCTCGCGGGTGCAGGCCTCCGACACCCGGGTCGTCGGCGCGACGACGGAGTACGACGAGGTGTGGGTGACGGTGAAGCAGGAGGAGAGCCCGACGCCGCGCGGCGGCACGCTCTACTCCGCCTACGACCAGCCCAACACCGGGCGGATGAAGGTGATGTCGCTCGACACCGCCACCGCGTTCCCCGAGGCGAACGTCGGCGACGAGCTGTCCGGCACCACCGGCGGGCCCCTCGACTACTCCTCCTTCGGCGGCTACAACCTCCAGGCCACCCAGCTCGGCATGCTCGTCGAGGGCGGACTGAAGGCTGAGAAGACCCGGCGCCAGAAGGGCGACGAGCTGGCGGTCGCCACGTACAACGTGGAGAACCTGGACGCGCTCGACGGCCAGGAGAAGTTCGACCGCCTCGCCGAGGGCGTCGCGGTCAGCCTCGCCTCGCCCGACATTGTCGCGCTGGAGGAGATCCAGGACGACAACGGCGCGACGAACGACAGGACGGTGACCTCCGAGGCCACGCTGACCCGGTTCACCGACGCCATCCGCGCGGCCGGCGGCCCCCGCTACCAGTGGCGTTACGTCGCCCCCGAGAACAACAAGGACGGCGGCGAGCCCGGCGGCAACATCCGTCAGGTGTTCCTGTTCAACCCCAAGCGGGTCTCCTTCACCGACCGGGCCGGCGCCGAGGCCGCCACGCCCACCACGGCCACGAGCGTCGTGAAGACCCGCAAGGGCGCCCGGCTCACCTACTCCCCCGGCCGGATCGACCCCACCAGCGACGCCTGGGACAGCAGCCGCAAGCCGCTGGTCGGTGAGTTCGTCTTCCACGGCGAGCAGGTCTTCGTCATCGCCAACCACTTCGGCTCCAAGGGGGGCGACCAGCCCCTGCACGGCCGTTACCAGGAGCCGACGCGCTCCTCCGAGGCCAAGCGCCACCAGCAGGCCGCCGAGGTCAACACCTTCGTCAAGGACCTGCTCAAGGCCGACCGCGACGCCAAGGCCGTCGTCCTCGGCGACCTCAACGACTTCGAGTTCTCGGAGACGATGACCGCGCTCACCGCGGGCAAGGTCCTCAACCCGCTGATCAGCACGCTCCCGGCCGCCGAGCGCTACACCTACGTCTACGAGGGCAACTCGCAGACCCTGGACCACATCCTGACCAGCCCGGCCGTCACGCACTTCGACTACGACGTCGTGCACATCAACGCCGAGTTCGCCGACCAGGCCAGCGACCACGACCCGCAGATCGTGCGGATCGACGTGGGCAGGTGCCGCCGGGACTGA